The genomic segment aatagaaggtatatctatcaatggagaagttttgaataacttacgttttgcagacgatacagtaataatgacgtataacaacaatgatttacagaacgtaatgcaacgccttaatgaacgctgtcataagtacggactgaagataaatttaagaaaactaaatgcatggtcATAACTAAATCtccacatgcaaatatccaattgactattgaagatactgcaattgagagtgttaataactataaatacttaggaacatggataacatcagatgtagaccaaaccaaagaaattaagacaagcattgaaatagcacgtgcatcattcattaaacttataaagtttctttgttgtcgggatataaggttagaactacgcctgagaatgcttcgatgttacgtgttctctactcttcatggcttggaagcgtggacactaaaacaagtccatctgaataagttggccgcctttgaattttggtgttacagaagaatcctacgaatatcatggattcaaagaacgTCAAACGTGAAAGTAActaggataggaaatgaggcggaaataatattaactatcaaaagacgaaaacttgagtacttaggacatgtgatgagagggcaaaaatacgcattattacaaattattatgCAAGACAAAATCCGAGGAAAGGGAAATGTGAGAAGACGaggaatatcctggcttaagaacttaagggaatggtttgaatgcagtagtgcagaactttttagagcggcagtcaacagagtccgcatagccatgatgatttccaaccttcgatagaagatggaacttaaagaagaagttaTACCTACAGTCCTACATAATTGATATAATTTCGTTATTGATTGACGATGGATTGTAACTATACTTTAACACTTTCCTAAAGCATTCAATTGTGACATAAATACCTACTAAGACTAATAAGTAAATCTGAAGTAggtaggtatatatttaaaatatagtaGGAATATTTGTACATTTTAAAATCTCAAGCCCAACTATGTATAATAAAGATTGAACATAACTGtaaagttatttaaattatttaaagtttattGATCAAATTTTTTGATCTGATTTAATCTTGATTTTACTATTATCATTATAATTttcaggttgaaataaaaatcaataatggATAAACACAAACTTTATTTACActgaagaaaataacaaaaacgaaAATAATCATGAACGTTATAAATAACATAAAGACAAATCTTCACAAAAAAGTCGTAGTATTTCCGTGTTAAATCCAAAACATTTTTTATAGGGCTGAAATATTACACATTCTATAAATATAATAGAGGAAAGGTACCGAATTTGAGACAGGCTCCTAATTTGAGACCCCGTCATATATTTGTGTACGATACAGTGACAACTAGTGAAAATATTGAAAACTGATCATTCAGTGCGGTGGTAGTGCAGATCTGCTTTCAGTTGATGCTTAGAAGTGACCGTTGTTGTTTTgtcttttgttttattgtttgtttattttcatttttaacggAAAAATCCTAATTTGAGATACCTGTAGCTTCCAAATTTGAGAGTGTCTCAAATTGGGACCCcgtgtaacatttttatttttatgtatttgtttgtttttagatgcctccaaaaaataaaaaaatggtatgcAAATGATATAATACAGGCTGTAAATCCAGTAAGAAATAAATAGATGTGCTATTTGAATGCCTCAAAAGTGTTTGGAGTACCAAAAGGTATCTTAAAacgatatttaaaattaaacaaaacttcAGAAAAACTCGTCGGGATATCAAATGGGCACCGACCTATTCTTGCTTTCGAATTTGAAAATGTGTTGGTTGAGTCTGAATTAACTATGGGGCTACGTTATTTCGGGCTAAGAGTGCGTGATATAAAACGACTGGCCTTTCAACTTGCAATACGAAACTCAATACCATATCCATTTACCGGAATCAAAAAATCAGCCGGACAGAAATGGTTGCAACTCGTTCTGAAAAGGGATCCGACGCTTTCAATGCGTACTTCTCAGGGAATGTCATCTGCTCGAGTAAAATCGTTTCCTGCTGAAAATGTATCAAAGTTCTTTGAGCTGTATGAACCAGAATATCTTAAGCTGATTAACCCTGCATAACATATATTTAATGTGGACGAAACAGGCCTTACAATTGTTCAGCACAAACATAGCAAAGTAATTTCTATATGAGGGAAGAAGCAGGTTTCGTCACTTACTTCGGCAGAAAGAGGCAAGCTGATTACTGTTATTACGTGTATGAATGCTGTAGGAGTTTTTGTACCACCATTATTAATCTTCTctagaaaaaatatgaaaacagagTTGATGCTAGAAGCTCCCACTGGAGCAGTGGCAGAATGCCACGTGTCAGGTTGGGTACAGGCCGATATTTTTAGAAAATGACTAGATGACTTCATAAAATTCACTAGACCTTCAGCTGCAGCCCATGTTCTTCTCGTTATTGATGGTCACTATTCTCATACGAGAAATGTTGCTCTAATAAATTTGGCCAAGCAGAATCATGTGGCCATTATTTGCCTCCCACCACATTTTACACATAAGATGTAACCGTCGGATGTTGCTTTTATGGCACCTCTGAAAACTTACCACTCACAATAAATAGAAAACTGGATTAAAGAAAATCAGCTGAGTGTTGTGTCGCCTTATGCGTTGCCAGTATTTTTTGTAAATCGTATATCAGAGCTGCGACGATGGAAATATCTTGCAATGGTTTCCAAAAAACTGGACTGGTCCCTATTTGTCGCCGTATTTTTAGGGACTTTGAATTTGGAATTCAAGAGCACTTGGAAACACAAAACAAAATGGACGAACAAATAATTGAACCAAACCATGAACAACCAAATCATCCAATGCGAGAACATAGAACTCCTAGTCCACCAATACCTCACAAACAGATCAGGAAAGGTTTTAGTTATTACTCTTAATACACTACGAAGAAGAATTAGATAAAAGTTtgcagaacaaaaaaaaaaaaacaaaaaaactagtACCCCAGAAAAACTTGTGTGATTATGTATTAGCTCCAGAAAAAAACAATTCAACAAAAAGtgttagataaaaaaaaacagcaatGCCCGAAGAAGAAATACCAGTACATGAAGACGTAGGTCAACCTTCTACATCAAAAGGCAATAATCAAGAAGGAAACGGAAAGTTTCTTCAAGTTCAAGCTCAGACAGCAGTGAAGACCTTCCATTAGCTGATTCATCATCCGACGAAAGTGGAGAAAACGACGCGGCATCTCTATTTTACACCGGCAAATTTTCTGACGATAGACATGGCGAATAATGGACAAAGTGTTACCAGTGTGGCAGGTGGGTACATGAAGACTGTGGAGAAATAAAGTCCAGCACATTTATTTTGTAAGAAGCAAGTTCTACTGATGTAAGCTTTCTTGGCAcccatatttaaataatattaaccaccAAAACCAATAATCTTATATTAACtacaaataattaattattttcgaaATTTTCACATTCACTCCAATGTAATACTGGCTCCCTTCTCTACCCCAGCGCCGCCCTAGCGACAAACCAAGCAAACAGGTAAAATAGTGTACAACAATTTCAAGGTCGATCCTTCTTCTGTTTTATAGGTCTCCATAATGAATACATAGAAGATTCCCTCAATTTGGTAAGCATTAACAGATCATATTGTCCTTTAATTTgaattatttagaatatttttcatgGATATGATTCCAGGAAATTTGCTGCTTTTTTCTGAACAGGAGTAGCAATAATTTTATCAACGTGTATTTTCCTGTGTTTGATCATGTTACTGTGGTTAGTAAAGGATCTCAAACAAATATCACATtcataaggtttttctccagtatgcgttCGCATATGTCCCTTTAAACTCCTTTCAGATGACATTTTCTTTTGGCACACATCACATTTAAAACGGTCTTCGTCTTCGTGTAAAACCATATGTATTTTGAGTGTTGAAATCGCAGAGAAACTCTTAAAGCAGATCTCACATTGGAATCTTTTATCTTCAGTATGCGTTTGCACATGCCTCTTCATATCACGCTTTCCTATGAATTCCTTGGGGCAAAATTCACACTGAAAAGGCCTTTGCTCTGAATGTCTTAACAAATGCTGTTTATAATTGCCTGAAGTAGCAAACTCTTTCAAACAGACACTGCATTTAAAACGCTTTTCTGCAGAATGAAGAAGCATATGTTGCCATAAACCACCcttagaacaaaatttttttagacaGACTTCACATTCAAAACGTTTTTCTTCAGAGTGAATAAACATATGCCTATTAAGTTGTTTCTTGAATCTGAACTCTTTTGGGCAAACTTCGCATTTGAAAGGCTTTTCTTTATCGTGGGCAAATATATGTTGCTCAAGATATTTTTCAGTCCTGAACTCTTTTGAACAAATCTCACATTTGTAAATCTTATCTTCTGTGTGGAGAAGCATATGAACTTTCAGCGTGCAAGTCCGTACAAATTGCTTTAGACAAATCAAACATTTGTATGGTTTGATACCAAAATGGACTACTTTTTGGTGCAGTGTCCTTTGATCTTCTTTCTTGAATCTATTTCCACAAAGTTCACATTCAAACGGTTTCTTTTCAGAATGCACTCGTTGATGACGTGTCAAATGATCGATTCGGAGGAATGGTTTTAAACAAACATGACATTCAAATAACTTTTGTCCATTACTAAAATAGGATTTTAGTTCATTTGTGTCTATAAACTTTTTCAAATGCACTGCACCACTATTTGATTGTTCACTCACATCAAATATAGAATGGCCTTTATATGATGATCCATTCGTTAAAAGTTGatcattttcttttttcaataatGCAAGTAACAAGGAAGATGATTTGGTTTGAGTTGGTTTCttttgtgttttcttttttgtacaATGATATACTTTGTAATGGGACATAAGTATTGATGGTTTTATGCATGTTTTACAGCACAGGAAGCAACTATGACTTTTGTTTCTGTTCGTTCTTAAGTTTAGCCAACAAAACCCTAAAATAAAGATTATATTTGATTATTACTCGATAGTATCATGCACACTAGCCCAAGAAGTAAAGACGCGAGTTTGGGGTGCGCAGTGACAAAATTCAAAAACGTAGTACTTTACTTTTCTGCAGTGTGGTAAAGGTAGTGGATTTTCTAAACGGATATAACTCATACAATCGCTAAGTACGGAGGACCCCGGCGTAAGCGTGGAGTTCAGAACCCATTCTACTTCGGAGTGCTGTAAAACCCAGAGAAATTAATGGAATTagacaaatttgtagtgaaaattatacgTTAGAAAGccctctataatattgctctgatgtttttttattcttaaatgaCCAGAAAGAAAGTTAGAAGgcccaaaagaaaatttattgaaaaatttttagttatttttgtttttcttatttttcattttacgataaaaagttgtagacaatttcatttgctacaaataatgtcgGAAACAATTTTTTCAGACTCCTTCATCTCCGACCCGAGCTTTACGATTTGGCAAAAATCAATAATCCCAGGATCGTAAAATCCTTGATTGATCCTATCGCAAGACAATAATAGGTATTGTGAGAATACAGTCTAGATCGAAGACGAATTTATAAACAAACTTTGTTTCATCAAGCCTTTGATCAGATATTAATCTTGATGAAGATTTCAATGACTTTGATGATGAATCTTACAATGAAACAACAGATGAAAAACTCGGTTTATAAATATGTAGATAATTTCTTATACATTATATGTAATTTAATAGAAGCATTCTATAAAATAATTCTATGGAATTATTGGTCGCAGAAGAAAAGTAGAAGACTGAAGACCaaaaggaagatctccaacaagatggacagaccaaatgaagactctggtgggaaaatcaCTCGAAAAAAGATCGCAGTTAATAGAGGCAGCAAGCTAAAAATATTTAGTGTCACACCTGAAAAGGACTAAACACAAGATTGGGCTCTGTCCGAAACAGTCAATACTCGTATCATCATTAATTGCGATTAATCTTACAATTTATCGAGACAAAAACAAACATGTTGAAAAATGCGAACCTTTATATTATTTAAtgcaatttaatattttaaggGCCAAGTACTTACTTTGTTTAATATGAAGTTTAACGATATTTCCATCAGAAAAGCAGTAAGTTAGACTTGGCAGCAATGTTCTGAATTTGCTAAAGACGCGCCGCTATCTTCTTAGGCTAGTGTAAGTTATTACGATTTACGAATATACAGGTTCAGAATTTTCAGAACTTGATATTTTTAACTGTGATATTGGATTGACATGTTTTTAAATTAGgtagacagacatttttttgtaaaaatatgatGAATAAAATTGATCGTGATTCAAAatgttctttaaatattttgattatggaCCAACAATATTTTTCCTCAGTGCCAAGCAAAATGAAAAGAACAAAGTTTAGTGATCTGTGGAGAATAAACATTTACGTATTTCTGAACTAACATAATTGCCCTGAAATTAGGAATGTGTGGAATAACAGATAATTCGTTCATAAATTATTGATccaatttaattaaagaaaatttatctGCACAGAAATACTGCAGAAAACAAGATTTTGCAATGAAGTTTCGAATCTGTTCTCCATGACGGAGTTCTCTTTCTACATTTCAGGCTTCTTTTTGCGAATTTTTTCTCTGAGTTTGTGTAAAACCTCCAAATAATATTGGTTTCGTTCCATATTTTCAGCAATAACTGTAATACTTAATAAACAGTCTTTTTGAACCATTATCAGACACTTCGGAACATTTGAGTCATTTTTGAAGTAACATGCCACCCAGGTAACTTGTCATCTTCAATATCCTCCCCCCCCCCTTAAACCCATTCAAACACACTTTGTACCGCTCAAAAACTCACAGACTAGGCAATAATTCTCATAAACCCTCTGCAAAGTTTCATAGCTTTCTGACGCAGACTTCCAGAGttttaacaaaaacataaaaaaatttcctgtaaccTTTTGGCTCACCAACAATTTCATTATTTGCTCAATTGACAATGAAATGATGTCCAAAAAACTGCAGCTGCAAAAATCGGCTATAATAAAACTGAAAAAACATGATATGAAAGAAAATTCAATTCAATAATGCAAATTGGAGAAGTTCATCTCAGAGTTTGATAACAATATTGGTAAAATTCATCCAACACCTGAAAACTATGATGAATTCATCAACATTGTGAGAACTGTTCCCAGAAGAAATATTCTGTAAGGATGCCAGATTCACTATGTTCATGAACCTACTGCAGCCCATTCCTTAACCCTTATCAAAAGATATGTGATGAAGACTCTTTAGTGATAAGGCTCACCAAGCTAGGAAATAGTACTTGCTTCCATCTCAGAAGAACTAATATCAAAATGACACACTATCCTGGATAACCTGAACATGAAACAGTAGATCTGTATTGAAACTATTGAAGAATCTTAGCCAATTTCTGAAGGAACCAACAGTTTCTGGTCTCAGTAAACCAAGTGGCCTCACAACTGTTTAAAAATAGCCCAGCGTCTGGacagaaaaacaaagaaaaattcaGAACGAGAGACGATGGAAATGATGGAAGTGTGGATCTACCATCCACGTGTTAAAAAATAACAGCCTCTGGTATTGACCATAAATAACTTGGGGTTACTCTTGATAGCTCCTTGTTTTTCAAAGATCATTGTTTGATATTAGAAAGCAAACTAACAAAAAAAGCATTATTCTCTAAAAACTTGTTAATCAAAAGTGTGACACACATCCTTCAATACTTACAGCATTGACACTTATACTCTGCGTTTTGGCTGTAGAATATGCTCCACCAATATGGAAGGCATCAGTACATACTAGGCATGTATATAAAGCTCTCGAGAGTCAGCAAGAATCAATAGGGAATGTTTGAGGCCCACGCCAATCACTAAGTTCTATCCTATCAGTGATATCTCACCACCTGATATCAGAAGAGCGGTTGCTAGAGGTgggaacaaaagaaacaaagtgaAGACCCTTGACATTCACTTCATGACAACATGAAAACTCTTTTCAACAACAAGAAAAAGCTTTTTGGCTAGATCAATCCATCTGCAAGATTGACCAAAAAGAACTCATACTAATATACAGAAAGAACCTATTGCTCAACATCTAGAATCCCAGGAAGAACTCTCACCTGGTAGTAACAGTCTCTCTCCTATGTACAGAATTCCAAGTGTAAAACCAACATGGAAAAGTAGGGACTATTACCAGCTAAGTCAGTTACCCAATATAAATGTGGCATGTTGTAAGACCCAGCTAATCTACTTATCTCCAAAACTCTGTTGGAGAAACCTTgcacttcttcttaaagtgcctatccgttccggatgttgaaataaagtaaagatagccgtgatgatcgccaaccttgcACTAGACCACATAATTTTCCACAGAATTGACCACAGAATATGACTTTCAATATGGAGAAAATAGAAACCAAAATGTCTACATATATCTAACAGAGATCTGATTATCTTAATTATAATTGATCAAATTATTGGATGTATCTTAAAAATGAGCAGTTAAATAAAATTACCATtgataataatcaaataaaatcagTGTATAATGCTAGCTTCAAGTGTAAGATTTCACAGATAAATGGGCAGTGAACTAGCTGAAAATGGAAACAAATTAATTTCCCATTTCTAAATAAAatgacttttttaaatttttcgttagCCACAGGTTGGCTTCAATATAAAAATCAAAGTAATTTGAATGAAAGGTTTACTTTTTgtaacaaaaagtagaaaagcaAGATAGATAAATAAGAAAGAAAACAATGCCCCGATAAATTTACTTTTAGAAGATTGTGATATTTTAAGTAGATACATTTATGGAAactaaattacaaaaataaatatttaagtatgAAAAgtgttaactttatagaatagAATTACTGAAAGAGCACATTCACACCACCAGTACTCAAATCCAAAGCTAGAAACTTGCTCAACAGTTACACAAAGTAAATCAGTGGGGTCAGTTATGAGACCAACATCCATAAGCTATATATTTACTTACATTTTTTtgtcaaataaaaattatcattaatttttttctttctattaactGCTTTGacttttatttttcttaactTAAAATCTTTTTCCAGTTCTACAAAGTCTTCCAATTTTACTTCTGAATTTAAATGAGCATTATGTATGTTGCTAATTATTGCTTCTGGAACAAAATCACACTGTTCATATTCTTGTTTAATTTCAACTTTAATAGCTTCTGGGGTAATTCGAAAAACATCTGACTGATTTTTAGTGGGATCAACATCTCTAATTTTATCCATACCAAGATCACCCTCTGTATATTCTTGCTTAACTTCAGGAGAATCAGACTTAATTTGATCACACTCTGTCAGTCTTATTAGAAAATCTTTGGGGTTTACTGAGGACTTAGATTGTGttaaatatttgtatatatagGGAGTTTCCATATCCTCCATAATTTTAAATTTCAGGCCTTTTATATGATAAAGAGAAGAATCTGTATCTCATTCATTTTTTTCAGTGTTCCTTTGAAAATGCCTGCTTTTATTCTTGTGGAAATGACATTACATTTGAATTAAATGAATTTGAAATTTAATCTTTTAAAAGAGAAAAATAGTAATGTGTAATTGCTTTTAGATATTTATTTTCTTGCTGTCTATAAATAAGATGTTTATCCAATAGTTAATCCTATAAATATTCTAAGTTGTAGTtgtacaaatattaaaaccagtTAACCAGTTGCAGTTGTTGTGTTAGACAATAGGTATACTTTCATAGTCGTCTAGTCAATGATATAATAATTAAACACAATACATAATAAAGAGCAGTCACAGTCTTTTGGACTTTTAAGGATCTTTTAGGTTTAATTTATCTTTGGAGGATTGTTTTGTTTTAACTTTGAGGTACCGTTGCTTTTTGTTTTGACATTTTGACGACTGACGTGACGGTGACGTTGATTGATACTAATGACAACTGACAAGGCGCTGTTGCCATCCtcatatattttcaaattttttaacaatcacacaattatttttaaatatattcgaaagtagaattatcagaaaaatatgtgaaaggtattttattaaaaaatcgttCTTTGTCAATTTGCGTGAAACATCAGACAATTTCCAAATTGTGTAGGTTAATCAGATGTATTCTAATGCCTCACACGTAgttgaaacaatttttaaacttaattcaattgtgtaaaaaaattattaagaaatataaaagtagAAACAGATAGCATCTTCATCTCATCATATGTATCTAACCATATCGTCATCGATGTCCATTACTTAGTTCCATTTCAGATATACCTACCATACTCTGAGTTGTTGGAAGACATGGTCTCCCACTTTATCTTTTTTCTAGTTCAGTTTTATATGGCGATGACGTTAGTATAATTGTTGATCCATATTTGCCCTTTTTAAGAAGTTGTACCAGAGCAACCTAGTTGTGAAGATTAGTTTGGCCTTTTAAAATAACTCGGCAGCGGACAAATGTCTTAAGGTGCTACAAAAACGGGTGTGTTAGTCGAAGGTATTATTTCTTTTACGCATTTTGATTTAGTTAAAGTTGCTgctatatttatttactttattccAGAACTTAAATTCTTTCCTGTATTAATAGAATAACTAATTCGTGcctgatagaaaaaaaattatacaaggtCTTTTCTGACTTGGATTGTAGCTGTTAGGtttttgtatgggagtgaatctgtgaaaccattacatatgtaagatattgagtaagagagagacagaagatatattttgtctctcttcctctctcgaatataaaaatgttccttttgtatatataatttaatattatacatattatataaagatatatatacatataatattatacatataataaaatatttattaataatattatttatgtgctatgttttgtattatttattaaatgttcataattataattattcttttgtatttcaaaataataatctcaataaatcactgtatgatccagaactgtcaattttgaaatacatttctgttatgtcctcggtagtgtagtagtccgtatccccgcccgtcacgcgggagaccggggttcgattcccagtcggggaggacttttttattaatgttattacattattgttatttttaaatacttatggatattgcattttaatttgtattgtattgttatatatggaattatgttgcactgtattgtagtgtatttttttatgtatattattgtcatttttaaatacttatgaatattgcagtttaatttgtattattatattaataagaaataaacaatgaattctactgcagagtatgtgtaaaaaaattttgcattcaactcctttcatacatatatgaaaataaaaatatacattttcatcaaaatattgattcaatccttcattgttagtaagttgttattaattctgtttctctttctgctatgtcttacctataaaattacatatgtaatgattgtgcagattgactcccaaataaatttgtaacggcgaatgcgtgtatagaagtgtaacttccactgCCACACGAGTTTTTTTGCATTCGGATTATACTCTGTACTTTGAATGTTTCTTTTACTATGGCAATTAGCGGTGTTGGAATAGTCAACGGTCGTAATAAAAAAGTCAAAATATtagtttttaacattttatttatgcattaataatataatataccaAAATATCTTAGATATGGACTTACAAAATGTCTCAATTGGTCCAGGATATGTCGGTTTTCTCCTCAGAATTCTTTTTATATGCATGGatttgaaattttgacagtaccTAGGTAGAAAATAGCTCAAAGATCCAAATCTATCCTATGCCAATATGTTTTCCTCGGGTTGGTTACCAGCCCAACTCGGGGGGTGGAAAATGTTTATAGAAAAACCATAGTATTAGCTAGAATAgtgaattttaagacaaaaatgatCTTTGTTCATAATAATAACCataactttaaaaatttacaatttatcgAGAAAACTGTTGAATAAAATCAGGCATGTTTAAGCGGGTAGATTTTGGCGTGGAGGGTATATTGGGCTTACCcacaaattttcatgcaaatagatgtatataaaaaaaatctgagGTTTTCTAGGATTTACCGTCATATTCTGGACtacattaataaaatttattgaagaCTCATACCTAGTTAATATTTTCATGGCGTATGTGTTTTATTAAGGCACAATTCACAAGAACCgctgattaccacgacgaaatggacgagATCTATATAAAGAATGGTTTGAGAtgacgttaattccaaacttgccgaaagacaaagaaaacgttgtcgaTTTGGATAACGCCTCATACCACTCCGGCAAATTTGATTTACCGAAAAGATtgtggaacaaaaggcaaatcaagaATTGGCTAATCGAAATAAACATTTTCTTCGCggaagattacctaaaaagtgaattactggatacaaaattgaaacaattgcggaaaaatatggcgttaagattttgaAACTGCCGCCTTACCATTGCGAGCTGAACCCGATTGAGATGGTGTGGAGTCAGTGAAAAGGCATGTGGAttcaaacaacgtcgattttaaagaaaaaacggtagaacggttgataaaagaagcttaccAACGCGTAATTAAAGAGCAATGGCATAATTATGTGAACAGcgtcaagaaagtagaagaaaaatatGTTTGCGGTGGACAATTTGCACGAAGAtattaattaacgagaaatatctcagattaaatgatcatttgtttttttagtactgtacgtacagtacatttcagttatgatcttcttgtgtattttatgtatatatatttatcgtgTCGTATAGGGTAAACTACTTTTTAGGGTAGGTAGGGTAGGATTTAGGCAGGGGTCGGCAAGTAATCTTATGTGAGGTCCGGATACTAGAAGAAAATTTGAACAAGGTCCAGAAAAAACAAATGATAACATTTCATGACAAGATGTTTATTATTTTGGTACATTTTTAATGATAAAACAAAAGACCTTCAATTGCGGCGAAAAATTGTACTGACGGTCTTGAGCTAGTTGTTTGTGGTCTGGTTCTCGAGTCGAACAACAAATTCGAAGTGTATCTTCGAGGTGGGGTCGGTTAATCGGGAGCgatatttgtttttcaaaaaatttatttttgagaaATACGTTTCGCATACATACGTTGAGCCAAACATAGTGGCCAAATTGATTGCAAGTTGTCTTCAATTTTCATATTTCGCTAGCACATGTTTGGCCCAAAATTCTTCGGCGGATACCGATTTATAAACGTGCAAGGACAAATCTTGTAATTCAATAATCTCCA from the Diabrotica undecimpunctata isolate CICGRU chromosome 1, icDiaUnde3, whole genome shotgun sequence genome contains:
- the LOC140445713 gene encoding uncharacterized protein; protein product: MEDMETPYIYKYLTQSKSSVNPKDFLIRLTECDQIKSDSPEVKQEYTEGDLGMDKIRDVDPTKNQSDVFRITPEAIKVEIKQEYEQCDFVPEAIISNIHNAHLNSEVKLEDFVELEKDFKLRKIKVKAVNRKKKINDNFYLTKKWFCWLNLRTNRNKSHSCFLCCKTCIKPSILMSHYKVYHCTKKKTQKKPTQTKSSSLLLALLKKENDQLLTNGSSYKGHSIFDVSEQSNSGAVHLKKFIDTNELKSYFSNGQKLFECHVCLKPFLRIDHLTRHQRVHSEKKPFECELCGNRFKKEDQRTLHQKVVHFGIKPYKCLICLKQFVRTCTLKVHMLLHTEDKIYKCEICSKEFRTEKYLEQHIFAHDKEKPFKCEVCPKEFRFKKQLNRHMFIHSEEKRFECEVCLKKFCSKGGLWQHMLLHSAEKRFKCSVCLKEFATSGNYKQHLLRHSEQRPFQCEFCPKEFIGKRDMKRHVQTHTEDKRFQCEICFKSFSAISTLKIHMVLHEDEDRFKCDVCQKKMSSERSLKGHMRTHTGEKPYECDICLRSFTNHSNMIKHRKIHVDKIIATPVQKKAANFLESYP